The region CTGATTCGCTGCAATAATGACAGTTGAGAACATCATGCCTATTAATAGCGTTACCACTGCAAATATACTCGCTTCAAAGAATATAGATAGTCCGATGGGCACACCGATTGAGAGCTGATATTTCCAAGCTTGCCATGAAGGTTTAAACCAATTTATAAACAGGCGGTACTGACGAACGGCCTCCACTTTAAACGTCATGAACACACTGATGAGTAAGATAATCCAATACGTTACAGCGGTGGCATAGCCGGCACCAACGCCTCCTAATGCAGGAAGTCCAAACTTTCCAAAAATAAAACCATAGTTGAACAGAGCGTTAAACGGGACAGCCATAAGAATGATGGCCATGGTCATCATCGTTAACCCCTGCGCATCAAAAAAGTTCCGAATGACGTTAAATAAAAATAACGGTATGATGCCCAAAGATAGGCCGACTAAGTAATGGAAAGCAATATAAGAGACGTTCGGCTCTAAAGACATGAAGCCTAAGATAGGTTGGAGGATTAAACTGCCAAGTAATATGACCAATACGGCCAAAATAACGGCTAAGTATAGAAACTGTGTCGCTGAATAAGCGATGTCATCCCGCTTGTTGTTCCCTAGTAATTGGGAAATGATCGGTGTGACAGCGAGTAAAATGCCGTTAATGCCTGTAAAGACCGGTAACCATAAGCTAGAGCCAATAGCAACCCCTGCTAAGTCATCCGTGCCGACTCTACCACTCATTAAAGTATCCACTAAGCTCATGGCATGTAGGCTCACTTGGGTGACCAAAATCGGCCATAGAATAGATATAAACAATATGATTTTTTTTCGTAACGTTTCCGCATGATACATAAAAGTTCCTCTTTCATCACACTAAATCATAGTATGGGTCTTTTTAAAATTGTGCCCATCATGATGCCACTTCATATAGCCTGAAAGGACCCATTAAGATATCTATTATATACCATATGCCAATTAATGTCATGAAGTAAATTCGGTTATATATCATGAAACATGATGCCAACGTAGTATTGATTTATAAAACCATATCAGTCAAAGTAATAATAGAGTTGAACAGAAGGAGAGGATGAACATGAAAATCTTTATTTCCGCCGATATCGAAGGTGTATCGGGTGTGGCGACGAACATACAACTGAAAAAGAATGATGAATACCAACGCTTCCGTAAGCTGATGACTCAGGATGTTAATGCTGCGATAGAAGGTGCCTGTGAAGCGGGTGCGACGGAGATTGTCGTCGCAGATGGCCATGGCAATATGTCCAACATCTTTATAGAAGAGTTAGACCCTCGTGCGCGCCTGATCTCAGGTAATAACCGGGTCATGTGTCAAATGGAAGGATTAGATGATCGCTTTGACGGTGTTTTTTTTATTGGCTATCACGGGCGTGAAGGCGGTTCTGAACGGACCATTATTAACCATACCCTCGCTGGCGTTTGTGTTGAAGAGATGAAAATTAATGGCCAAGTGGTAGGAGAAACGGAAATGAACGCGGGTGTGGCGGGGCACTTTAATGTTCCCGTTCTTCTCGTGTCTGGGGATGATGTTCTTGCCGAAGAGGTAAAGGAGACGCTACCAGATATTGAAACGGCTGTTGTCAAGCGTGGCGTGGATCGTTTGGCCGCTGACTTACTCTCGCCTCAAAAAGCGCAAGCTCTTATCAGAGATAAAGCAAAATTAACTGTACAAAAGGCTAATCGAGTTCAACCGTATCGGGTGGAAGGACCGGTGACGTTTGAGATCACTTTTAAAGGCACAAACCAAGCCTATATGACCACCACGATTCCGTCCGTTGAACTCATTAACCCTAAAACGATACGGTTCACCTGTGAAGATTATGTCAGTGCGTATAAACATATGTGGGGATGCGTGATTATAGGCATGGCCGCAACCAACGGCGTATTAGGGCAGGTTAATGCATAGATCCCAATGTTTCAAATATTGCACCTACATAGTTCTACCGACCTCGTCTTATATAGACGAGGTTTTTACTTTTAGGCTAGCAGGAGCTTAAGGCAGACATATATTAATACGAGCAAAAGCATTGTCAAAATCTCATTTTTATTTTTTATAAGAGGACGGTGAATGTGATGTCAATGCCTATGCAGGTTAAACAGTCTGTGCCATTTAGACACCTCGTGGGTGGGCCATTAATTTCACTTATACAGGCTCAAGCCCAAGCCCTACAAGCGAGCTTAGAATTTATTCAAAGAGTTGGATTTGAACCGGAACAAGAAGAAGACCAACAGAGCGTAGGGAAGGCCAGAACGATGACACTCTCATACGATCATTATGAGTCCAATGGAGAACGGAGAGTCGCTGACGTACAGATTCCGATACTTTCCCTCGTCAATATCCCTTATGTTCGTATTGAAAATACAACCTTTGAGTGGCAGGTAAAAATAACAGATATCAAAGCGGTTCCCATACAACCAGCTGAAGCTGAGGGTAACAAACAACAGGGATTATATGATGACTGGCTATCGTCATCTCCTTACCGACCAGATTTAAGGGCAGCTTACACACCTTATACACAAACCGGCACGTCACATATGAAAGTGAAGATGACGGCTGTACAAGATACCCTACCTGAAGGAACTCAACGCATCCAAAGCAAATTGTCACACCCCATGACATTAAATGAAGAGCACCATGCATAAGAAGGAGTGTTTGCCACATGTCTGATCAAACAAAAACAAATCATCATCCACACGATCCGGACCATCCGAATCACCCGGACCATCCCCATCATCCCCATCACCCCCATAGACCAGTCTCCTTCAAAGATGTTCTAGGCAGTTTCCTTCTTGCGTTAGCAGAGGGAAGGGAAATCTCTGATCAAATGTCCAAATATATGGCCCAACAGTATTTAAATGACGAGACTATGAGAGGCTTCCCAGTCCCTAGACCAGATATTGAAAAAATAGACATGGAACTAAAATTTGCGCTACATGAAGATCCATGTCCTAACGAGGCTGCATTAAGCGATAGGGTGAACAGAACTAGCGTCTATACGAGTTACGCATTAACGACAAGTATGGAGGTCGGTTCACTTCATGACATGCTAGAGGAGATTAATATAGAAGCGATCCGTGCTGAATCAGAGAAAATAACAACGGAACTCATTAAGGACCCTACCTATCTTGTCGGATGTACGCCTTGGGTGTCCGATGTCGATATGACAACTTATGATTTAGATCAAGTGGCACATGACATTCTAGACACCATTCTAAAAAGAAAGTGGGCAAAATTAAGGGATGACAGTGTTGAAGACGTTCAACTTGAGATGAAACGCGTCCTGACACCAACAAAGGACCGTCATGAGGAGGGGATCATTCAGCTGCGTAAAGGGTTGAACAAAGATCCACAACCACTCAAGTTGATGATATTACATGATGATTTAATGCATGTCAGTAAGGATGTGTTATCAACACTTAAGTTAACGTTTAAGATTAAAGATTATGAATGGCATCAAGTCGATATGCAAGATGGTGAACCTGCTTATAAGCTCGTCAGGGAGTAGGCGGTTTAAGGAAATAGTTTGATAGGGGAGGGTGCTTTGATGAGTGACAAAGAACAAGAAGCGATCGTTAAAAATATAGAGGATAATCTAGCGGAGGTCGAAAAAGGTCTTTCACAAATGTATCAAGCGTTAGAGGCCTCTGGGTTTAAAGAGGCGCTGCCAGGATATAAAAAGATGAAAGAGACGCTACAGCATCAGAGATTATTCATTCTTACAACTCAACAAAAGAACCTTGAGCAGCAGTGGAGAGAGGTAGGGGCAACCGCGAAAAAAATAACGGATATATTGTCCCCGTTTACTGAAGTCATGGCGGATATTCACAAACTAGCGTCATATCAACCTCATACCAAGAAGGATAAATAGAGATAGCTCATCAACACATTTAGTTAGAAATAGGTGTTCTCATCGTTTCCCTTCTTTTTTACTCACATATAGTAAATCATATAAGCAAGTCCAAGTTTTCAAGGCTTTAGGGCAAACAAAAATAACTTGCTTATAAAACAACTAGGAGGGGAACGCAATGTCTCGATCAACGGAGCTTTTAGAAGCGATTCCTTTTAGGCATCTGATTGGTGTGCCTTTATCATCCGTTATTGAAGCACAAGCGGAGGCTGCTAAGTCTACCATTGAATTTATCGAAAAGGTAGGTTTTACGGCACCCGATGATAGAGTACAAGTCGATGATCTACAAGAAGCTAGAACGATCACTTTCTCGTACGAGCGTTTGAATGCGGATGGCGCAGAGGAGTCTGTTGAAATTACAGTTCCTGTATTATCCATCGTCCCTGTCCCTTATATCCGGATCGATACCATGGACATTGATTTTAGTGCTAAAATTACGGAGATTATGACAGAAGAGATTTCTAGTTCTACTTTCACAGGGAGCTCCACGAGTGGACGGTTATCATATTCAAAGTGGTTCTCACCAATTAAAGCGTCATTTACAGCTTCTCTAACCCATAATCGCACGAATGAATCATCAAGTGCATCTCGTCTAGGCCAGGAGTATCATATGAATGTTAAGGTCAGAGCGGTGCAGGACAATATGCCAGCCGGGTTATCTAGAGTACTGACTATACTAGAACGTGGCATCATAGAGAAAACCGATGACTCAGGAACGGATGCTTAACAGCTTAAAAACCCTTAAGCCCCTTGCGAATACGCTTGGGGTTTGTTGATATGAATAAAGGTGTGAAAAAGTGAGGTGTGAATAACAGAAGGGATATTTAATGAGTGATATCCCACTTGTCGAGTATGTGTGTAACGTTCTGTTTAACGAGCTGGACCCCTTCATCTAAGCGAGAGATAGATATATGATAGGAGCTCGTATCATACTGCTTAAACGCATGTTTGTAGCGAGGATCATAGTATTCTAGAAGGAGAGAGGAAACAAAGTTCGGGTAATCCTTACGATCAAAGGCTGCTAGGATATCGGCGTATACTTTTGGGGGTATACGTTTCTCTAATCGGGATAATGATTGACGAAATTCATCGTGAAAGGCTTCAAAGGGATAAGTCATGCAAATGGTGTTGACACGAAAATCTAAGTCGGCTTCGATTTGCATGCGGTGGCCATTCTCTTTTCCTTGTAAAATAAAGTCAGGTAGTATGACATTGCCTATGCGTTTACTTTCGGCTTCAATGATAAAGTACGGTGAATCATCCAATTCTTCAAGTCTCGCCCATAGTCGGGTCTCAAATGCTTTCTGGCTTATGGGTGAGCTTCCAATTCCCCCGAATACTGAACCACGATGGTTGGCTAAGCCTTCAATATCTATGACAGGATACCCTTCATGACTCAGCTCATGGAGAATGTCCGTTTTTCCAGTACCCGTTAACCCCTCTATGACAATAAATTTTCTTGGTGAAGAGGCATGCATGTCCAAGGTGCTCGTAACGGCTTGTCTGAATGAACGAACCCCACCGTTAAGCTGAGCAACGGGTAACCCCAACAATGACATAACTGAGGTCAGACTCAAGCTTCTCATACCCCCGCGCCAACAGTACACGATGAGGGACTTACCTTCATTGTCTTGATGTAGCTTTTTAAAAGCTGCATAGAAGTCAGGAAGCTTCGCTGATAGTATCTGAATGCCAAGGTCCTTCGCTTGCTCTTCACCTTCTTGTTTATATAGCGTCCCCACTTGCGCTCGCTCTTCATTATCAAATAAAGGTATGTTAATGGCCCCTGGGATATGAAATTCTTCAAATTCCTTTGGTGAACGCACATCTACGAAAATCGCATTTTCTCTAAGCGCTGCGTTTATATTCATTTTTGGAACGATTAGACTGTTATTCATGACTATCATCCTTTATGTCTGAAAACGATTGTCTTCTATCAAACCTTAATTGAAGTTAATAGTTACCATTATATAGTCAGTTGGGCTAGAAGACAAATTTGAGAGCGAGCCAATATGTAAGTAAAGGGGGTAAGGGGCGAAAAAATTTATTGGGTCACAAGCACATATCAGTGTTCAGCAGAGGTATGATAAAATGGTAAAGGTATACAATAAGAAGAGCCTCCTAGTGCTTTTAAGGATGGGGCGCCATGAGTTAAAAGACTCATTCTCTTACATAATTCATGATGCATATATTTATTTTAGAAGAGAAAAGGGGATACGATGACAAATAGACACACAAACGAAGCAGACTGGCATTTTGACAATACTTATATCGATTTACCTTCATCATTTTTCAGTATGATTGATCCCGTCCCTGTACGTTCACCAGAGCTTACGATCCTCAATGAAGATTTAGCGGCATCCCTAGGATTAGATGATGAGGTATTGCAAAGTGATGAGGGCATAGCCGTCTTTGCCGGAAATAATGTACCGGAGGGGACGAAACCACTTGCTCAGGCCTATGCGGGACATCAATTTGGACATTTTACAATGTTAGGGGATGGTCGTGCGGTCTTGATCGGCGAACACATCACCCCTTCAGGTGAACGCTTGGATATTCAACTTAAAGGATCAGGTCGAACACCGTATTCACGGGGTGGCGATGGACGAGCCACACTGGGTCCGATGTTACGTGAGTATATAATCAGTGAAGCGATGCATGCTCTGGGGATTCCTACTACTCGTGGTCTAGCGGTCGTGACGACGGGGGAGATTGTCTTACGTGAAAAGGAGCTTCCCGGTGCCATTCTGACACGTGTGGCGGATAGTCATATACGTGTTGGTACGTTTCAATATGCAGCCAACATGGGCAAGGATGAGGACTTGAAAAACTTAGCTGATTATACGATTGAACGACATTTTTCAGCCCTAAAAGATGAGAACCAACCTTATCTTGCACTCCTGAAGGATGTGGTGGATCGGCAGGCTTCACTTATCGCCAAGTGGCAGCTGGTTGGGTTTATTCATGGGGTGATGAACACGGATAACATGACCATATCTGGAGAGACGATCGATTATGGGCCTTGTGCTTTTATGGATACGTATGACCCAGCGACGGTGTTTAGCTCTATCGATACGCAAGGCCGTTATGCTTATGGTAATCAGCCCCCTATAGGTGGGTGGAACCTGGCAAGGTTTGCTGAATCGCTATTACCTCTCCTCCACGACGATCAGGAAGAGGCGGTCAAACTGGCCCAGGATGTCGTGTCAGATTACCCCAAGCGGGTTGAGCAGTACTGGCTTAATGGCATGAGAGCAAAACTCGGCCTATTTCATGAGGAAAAAGAGGATAAATCCCTCATACAGGATCTCCTTCGTCTCATGAAGGAACAGGGTGCCGATTTTACCAACACCTTTCGGGCAATCACCTTTGATCAACTTGAGGATACAGATTTGCAGGACGCTTCCGATTTCAAACAATGGTATGAGCAGTGGCAGGTAAGGCGAAACAGGCAGAAAGAATCTGCAGATGACGCTCAGCAGCTGATGAAAAAGAGTAACCCTGCTGTCATTCCGCGTAATCACCGTGTAGAAGAAGCATTGGAAGCTGCAGTGGAACGAGGGGATTATAGTGTGATGACGCAACTGCTTGAAGTATTATCTAAGCCGTACGCGCATACACCGGACCAAGAAGCTTATACCACACCTCCACCACCATCCGATCGTCCTTACCGTACTTTTTGTGGGACGTAATGCTATCGTTTTTGAACACAACGTCAGTTTATGAGGAATCAACGTCTTATGATATAAACGTTACAACGTGAGATATGAGGCAATACGTTCTATGATATAAGCAGTAAAGGGACACCATGTCTTGGTGTCCTTTTTAATTTTGCCTTGGTCACATATCAACATGGCCTTAATGGGGCACGGGAACCGGTCATTGAACGCAACGGCTACATCCTACTTGAACAAATAAATATAGTTATTTAACACACAAAAGCATCAAAGCGTCAAAACAAAAAAGCGTTAATTTGCTTCATTGCTAGAGATAGACTTAAGGCTTATAATCTCAATAGCAGGGGAGAGATAGAAAGTTTCCCATACTTGTAGAGAAGAAAGATAAGAGGAAAAGAGAGAAAGAGAAAAGAGAGAAACATCACAAGGATAGGGGTAGAATATTGTGAATATAGTTAAGAATTACGCATCTTTAGTCGTTGGTACTTTTATCATTGCTTTATCTTTTACAGTATTACAGAGCCCAAATGAGATTGCTTCTGGTGGTTTGACGGGTGCTTCTCTGGTACTCAGTTCTGTCTTTAATGGTTCTCCAGCCACTGTCTTATGGGTCACCACGATTGCATTATTAGTGATTTGCTGGTACTTCTTAGGGGGGCAGGTCATTGTAAAGTCGATCGTTGGCTCCATCTTACTTCCGTCATTTGTTAACCTTACAAGTGGGTTACCTTCACTTACAAACGATCCTCTGTTAGCTTCTATCTACGGCGGATTTGGGGTCGGTATTGGCTTAGTCTTCGTCTTTCAATCTGGCGGGAATGTGGGCGGCTTTACCCTCATTGCGCAGATACTGCACAAAGTAAAGGCTGTTAAACCCAGCACATCGATTTTGTTTATGGACGGTATGGTAATGGTGGCATCAGGTTTTATTTTCTCACCGGAAAAAGCATTGTACGCCCTTGTTGGAGCCTTTGTCACGCGCAAAACGATGGATATCTTTCAAGCGAGAAAAGAGAAAAGTGAGGGATCGAAGGTGGCTTACATCATCTCATCTACAGACTATGAGAGAAGCATAACCAAAGGGGTCCTGCATGGCATAGATATCGGTTTAACGAAAATAACGGGGGCAGGAGGTTATACGGACAGTGAAAGAGTGATCATGATGATGGTCCTAGACCAAGCAAAAGCAGAGGATTTAAGATCCACCGTTCAGGAAATTGACCCCCATGCTTTTATCATACTGTGTGAGGCATCAGAGGTGTTTGGTGAAGGGTTTACGGCACCACCCGCTCATCAACCGACCCATAGCAAAAAATTAACTTCTCCAGACCCAGCCTAGCATTCAATCATTGTACGTGCGGTGCTAGAACCTTGTTAGAATGATGGAGAAGCTATATAGACTGACAGACTTAAGAAATAGAATGGGGTTGCTGCGGCAACCTTTTTTTGTTATTTTAACTTTATTTTGAAAACACAAGAAACTATAATGTAGATATCAGCTTTTATGATATATACGAGCAAAGGGGTGAGTCACCATGACCTCGGTCTATTTTTATATTGGGATTATTGTTGTCATAGCGTTATGTTTTATCTTACAATTCTTTACTGCTTTAGAACATCTCGTCAATCAACGCTATAAATACTATAAAAATGCCAGAAATACTAGCATCGTTTATTTTCTTATTGTCGTTGCGTTTTTTGCATTAATGAGTTTTGTGTGAGTGAGTAATAGTTAGAGGCGTTTTTTCGAGCCCAACGTTTTTACGGAGAATATGGTCTGCCCTTGAGCTCTCTACTTGAGCGTGATTCTTGAAATCATGGCTCTATAGGAGATACGATATAAATAAGCGTTTATGTACATAATAGTTTGTATCCATTCATTTTTAGTTTTGACTTTGACTCAGGAAGGGTGAAGACATTGAAAGTTCTCATTGTTGGCGCAAACGGTCAAATAGGTAAACACCTTGTGTCTTTTATGCAGGAAAATGATAGCCTCGATGCTAAAGCCATGATTCGTAAGCCGGAGCAAGCTTCTTATTTTGAAGACTTGGGGGCTGAAACGGTCGTCGTCGATCTAGAGCAGGATATCGAAACCATTGCAAAAGCGGCTGAGGGCGTTGATGCGATTGTATTCACTGCTGGTTCTGGGCCACATACGGGGAAAGACAAAACCATTATGGTGGATTTGGACGGAGCGGTGAAAACCATTGAAGCGGCTAAAAACAGTGGGGTGAAACGATTTATCATGATTAGTTCGTTTGACACCAGACGTCAAGCGATACTTGATGCATCCCCATCCTTCGCACCCTACGTTGCAGCGAAGTACTATGCCGACGAATGGTTAAGGCAAACGGATCTGGACTATACGATTATCCACCCTGGTTTATTAACAAACGATAATGGAACGGGACAGATAGAAGCAGCATCCGAAGTGGCGCGAGGGGAAATCCCTAGAGAGGATGTGGCACGTGTCATCGAGGCATGTTTAGAAAATGACGCTACGATAGGTAAGGAATTCCAGGTCGTGAGTGGGGACCAGCCTGTTAAGGAAGCTGTCAAATCTATATAGGTCTCTAAACGGTAGGAACAACACGTTAAGACTTTCGCCGTTACTTAAGACAATTTGCCGTTATGGTGAATTGTCTTTTGTTTATGACTCAGCAATAAAGGATGGTTTAAAAAAGATGGTGTATGAGCAAATACAGTGTGAGCAAATTTATCACCGAAAAACAGCAGTTTGATACGGTGGTTCGTAACAAACTGCTGTTTTCTCATATTTTCATACTGCATCCTTCCACACATACTTCCATATCTCCATACATATTCACATCCTTCGCATACTTCCATTCACTCATTCATTCATCCCTTTTACCAACGATGCCATAAAAGAATATCTTTGTAATATCTTCAGTAACGGGCAATACTTTTTGATACACATCCTTCTGTAGCATAGCGTCTTTCAACATGTTGATATAAAACAGAATAGCCTCATTAGATAGATCACGATCAACATAGCCTTGTTCCTTGCCTTCATTAAATAAATCAGTAAAATGAGGTAGGACCTTTTGGGCATAAATTTTTTGAATATAATCACCACTCGAGAACTCGTACATTAATGATTGATAGAACTCCTCGTTTATATCCCTAGCGACTTGCGTTTTATTAAAAATCAATTGCTTTATTTTTTCGGGAAAAGGATGATCACTGTGAACGACTTGTTCATACTCTGCTAACGCCTTGTCTACATAATAATTGAATACTGCATGAATCAAATTATGTTTGCTCTCAAAATAATTATAAATCGTCACTTGAGAAACCTTTGCTTCCTTTGCAATTTCGGCAATCGACACCTTTTGAATACCGTGTTTCATAAACAAGGATAAGGCTGCATTTAATATGTCTTTTTTCTTTCGTTCTCTACGTCGTTGAAATCCATCCACTGCTCTCACCTCATTCATAAGTGTAATAAAAAATATGTAATAAAACAAACAAAATATTTCATAAATTATTGTCAAAGCACTAAATATCTTATATTATGAAATAAAAGGGATAATAAATTTCATAATTATGACCTTAGGGGTAGACATTTTATACCTAAGGCAAAAGATCAAAAAGATGAGGAGAATGGAAATGACCATCTTAAAAACGACGAACATCACAAAAAGGTTTGGCTCGTTTAAGGCTTTAAAAGGCGTGAATCTCGAAGTAAATGAAGGGGAGATCTACGGTTTTATTGGTCCTAATGGTGCAGGAAAATCCACCACGATTCGTATCTTGCTTGGCATATTGAAAGCAACATCAGGGGAAGCAAAGATTTTTGGTAAGGACGTGTGGAAGGATGCGGTCGACATCCATAAGCGTTTATCATACGTCCCTGGGGATGTGAATCTTTGGCCCAATCTAACGGGTGGAGAGGTTATCGATTTATTGATGTCGTGTCGTGGAACCAAACACAAGTCGCGACGTAATGAATTAATAGAAAAGTTTAACTTAGATCCATCCAAAAAATGCCGAACCTATTCAAAGGGGAATCGTCAAAAGGTAGCTTTAGTCGCCGCTTTCGCAGCGGATGCTGATTTATATATTTTAGATGAACCGACATCCGGGCTTGATCCCTTAATGGAACAGGTGTTCCAAGAGTGTGTGATGGAGGCAAAACGAGAAGGAAAAAGTGTCTTACTGTCCAGCCATATCTTATCTGAAGTTGAAAAACTGTGTGATAAAGTGGGGATTATTCGGCAGGGGGAAATCATCGAAACGGGAACGTTAAAAGCGTTACGTCATTTAACTAGAACCCATCTCCTGGTTGAAACAAAACAACCGATACCCGCTATAAATGAGCTCGGAGGTGTGTATGACATAGAAGAAAGAGATAACGCTCTGACCTTCCAAGTTGATGCGGATGAGCTAGCCGCTGTGATCCAATATGTGAGTCAATTCCAGGTGGAGAGGATAGAAAGCGCACCGCCTAAATTAGAGGATTTGTTTATGCGCCATTATAAAGACGTCGGTCGCCCATCAGATGCAGGGGTGGGAGGTGGGTCCTAATGTGGGTTCAGCTGTTTCATCACACTGGTAAAATGATACGACTCATCGTTCGGCGAGATCGTATGCGTCTGCCCATATGGCTTATCGCCCTAACGGTTATCACAGTCATCTCGGCATCATCCTTGGCCGGTGCGTTTCATTCACAAGAAGAACGACAGGCGATCGCTGAAACGATGAAAAATCCAGCTGTAACCGCCATGGTGGGCCCTGGTTACGGAGTAGACCATTATACTGTAGGGGCGATGATGGCTCACCAGATGCTGCTATTCACGGCGATCGCAGTAGCCATCATGAGTATTTTGCTCGTGACACGTCACACACGGACAGATGAAGAGGAGGGACGAATCGAATTTATTCGATCCCTTCCGGTAGGACGTTTATCCAATGTGAGTGCAACGGTCATCGTTTTATTTATTACCCATGTGCTCCTAGCTTTGACCATAGGCTTTGGATTGTTTGCTTTAGGTTTTGAGAGCATGGATTTACATGGTTCTCTCTTATATGGCGCTGCTTTAGGTACGACCGGCATGTTCTTCACCGGCGTCACCGTTTTGTTTGCCCAAGCTTCAGGAAACACGAGGGGAACGATAGGATTCTCTTTTGCTGCGTTATTGATCGCTTACCTTATCCGTGCCATTGGGGATGTCAGCAGTGAGGCCCTGTCCATGCTTTCTCCATTAGGCTGGATTTTACGCACTGAAGTGTATGTGAGTCATATCTGGTGGCCCGTATTTTTAACGGTTGCCAGTGCATTGATTTTAGTAGGCATCGCTCTTTATTTAAATGCGATTCGAGATTTAGGTGCGGGCATCATTCCTTCACGCCCGGGTAGACGACACGCCTCAAATTTTTTGCTTAGTCCACTAGGTCTACCATTTAGATTGCAGAGGACAGGGATTATCGCCTGGGCTATTGGTATGTTACTGCTAGGCTTATCTTATGGGTCCGTCTTCGGAGATTTGGAAACATTCTTGAACAGTAATGACATGATGAGAGAATTATTACAGCCTATGGAAGGCTTATCTCTAACGGAACAATACTTAACGATGCTCATGTCGGTCATCACAATTATAAGTACGATTCCTCCATTAATGATTCTGTTAAAGCTTAAGGGAGAGGAAAAACGACAACATACTGAACAAATGCTAGCGTGTGCTGCCGTCTCTCGGTCGAGATTATTGGGAAGCTATTTCATCTTATCCATGATTATGGGATTTGTCGTGTTATGCCTTGCTAACATCGGTTTGTGGTCTGCCGCTACCGCCGTAATGGATGACCCTATTTCTTTTGCTACAATGTTGCAGGCATCCATGGTTTACTTACCCGCTATATGGGTGATGATCGGGGTTACGGTTCTATTACTAGGCTTCCTACCAACTTTCGCGAGCATCACTTGGTTATATCTAGGGTATTCCTTTTTAGTCATTTATTTAGGTGAATTGCTTCAATTCCCTGATTGGATGGGGAAATTAACGCCGTTTGGCCATATTCCACAGCTGCCAGTGGAAGAATTTGACGTGATTCAAGTCATTGCGGTCACATGTATAGCTATCGTGCTCGTTATCAGCGGATTTATTGGCTACAAACGACGTGACATCGGAGCATAAAATTCTGGACTCGCATCTTTGGCGAGTCTTTTTTTTGACTTGATAAGACTTACACCCGTAGGCTATAATGTATTACACATGTAAGATTTATTTGTTATACGGGAGG is a window of Caldalkalibacillus salinus DNA encoding:
- a CDS encoding TetR family transcriptional regulator, producing MDGFQRRRERKKKDILNAALSLFMKHGIQKVSIAEIAKEAKVSQVTIYNYFESKHNLIHAVFNYYVDKALAEYEQVVHSDHPFPEKIKQLIFNKTQVARDINEEFYQSLMYEFSSGDYIQKIYAQKVLPHFTDLFNEGKEQGYVDRDLSNEAILFYINMLKDAMLQKDVYQKVLPVTEDITKIFFYGIVGKRDE
- a CDS encoding ABC transporter permease translates to MWVQLFHHTGKMIRLIVRRDRMRLPIWLIALTVITVISASSLAGAFHSQEERQAIAETMKNPAVTAMVGPGYGVDHYTVGAMMAHQMLLFTAIAVAIMSILLVTRHTRTDEEEGRIEFIRSLPVGRLSNVSATVIVLFITHVLLALTIGFGLFALGFESMDLHGSLLYGAALGTTGMFFTGVTVLFAQASGNTRGTIGFSFAALLIAYLIRAIGDVSSEALSMLSPLGWILRTEVYVSHIWWPVFLTVASALILVGIALYLNAIRDLGAGIIPSRPGRRHASNFLLSPLGLPFRLQRTGIIAWAIGMLLLGLSYGSVFGDLETFLNSNDMMRELLQPMEGLSLTEQYLTMLMSVITIISTIPPLMILLKLKGEEKRQHTEQMLACAAVSRSRLLGSYFILSMIMGFVVLCLANIGLWSAATAVMDDPISFATMLQASMVYLPAIWVMIGVTVLLLGFLPTFASITWLYLGYSFLVIYLGELLQFPDWMGKLTPFGHIPQLPVEEFDVIQVIAVTCIAIVLVISGFIGYKRRDIGA
- a CDS encoding YitT family protein, coding for MNIVKNYASLVVGTFIIALSFTVLQSPNEIASGGLTGASLVLSSVFNGSPATVLWVTTIALLVICWYFLGGQVIVKSIVGSILLPSFVNLTSGLPSLTNDPLLASIYGGFGVGIGLVFVFQSGGNVGGFTLIAQILHKVKAVKPSTSILFMDGMVMVASGFIFSPEKALYALVGAFVTRKTMDIFQARKEKSEGSKVAYIISSTDYERSITKGVLHGIDIGLTKITGAGGYTDSERVIMMMVLDQAKAEDLRSTVQEIDPHAFIILCEASEVFGEGFTAPPAHQPTHSKKLTSPDPA
- a CDS encoding SDR family oxidoreductase, encoding MKVLIVGANGQIGKHLVSFMQENDSLDAKAMIRKPEQASYFEDLGAETVVVDLEQDIETIAKAAEGVDAIVFTAGSGPHTGKDKTIMVDLDGAVKTIEAAKNSGVKRFIMISSFDTRRQAILDASPSFAPYVAAKYYADEWLRQTDLDYTIIHPGLLTNDNGTGQIEAASEVARGEIPREDVARVIEACLENDATIGKEFQVVSGDQPVKEAVKSI
- a CDS encoding ABC transporter ATP-binding protein, with protein sequence MTILKTTNITKRFGSFKALKGVNLEVNEGEIYGFIGPNGAGKSTTIRILLGILKATSGEAKIFGKDVWKDAVDIHKRLSYVPGDVNLWPNLTGGEVIDLLMSCRGTKHKSRRNELIEKFNLDPSKKCRTYSKGNRQKVALVAAFAADADLYILDEPTSGLDPLMEQVFQECVMEAKREGKSVLLSSHILSEVEKLCDKVGIIRQGEIIETGTLKALRHLTRTHLLVETKQPIPAINELGGVYDIEERDNALTFQVDADELAAVIQYVSQFQVERIESAPPKLEDLFMRHYKDVGRPSDAGVGGGS